Proteins encoded by one window of Halomonas sp. Bachu 37:
- a CDS encoding class I SAM-dependent methyltransferase, which translates to MTQPTLAEHYKTHEGRVSDKWSLYMEEYERLFAPYRSKPIHLLEIGVQNGGSLEIWAKYFTQAQQIVGCDINPACAQLSYTNSKINVVVGDVNQDDTLAQVFKHAEQYDIVIDDGSHTVVVKCFWPPNFEYSSSSFLPHSAVGHRYACAA; encoded by the coding sequence ATGACGCAACCTACGTTAGCCGAGCACTACAAAACCCATGAAGGGCGTGTTTCCGATAAGTGGTCGCTTTACATGGAGGAATACGAACGGCTATTCGCACCCTATCGCAGCAAACCGATACATCTGCTCGAAATAGGCGTGCAAAACGGTGGCTCATTAGAAATTTGGGCAAAATATTTCACCCAAGCCCAACAAATTGTCGGCTGCGACATTAACCCGGCATGTGCCCAACTCAGCTACACCAACTCCAAAATTAATGTAGTGGTAGGCGACGTAAACCAAGACGACACACTTGCCCAGGTGTTCAAGCATGCCGAACAGTACGACATCGTGATCGATGATGGCTCGCATACTGTAGTGGTCAAGTGTTTTTGGCCACCGAATTTTGAGTATTCCAGTAGTTCTTTTCTGCCACATTCGGCGGTAGGCCACCGTTATGCTTGTGCGGCCTGA